Proteins from one Methanococcus maripaludis C5 genomic window:
- a CDS encoding MATE family efflux transporter, with the protein MKTTKGVQNLLGDPKKAIVKVSVPMIIAMSFQSLYNIIDAIWVAGLGSDALAAIGLFFPFSFALIALSNGVGIGGSSAISRRIGQKNKSAADNIAVHSVVLGIIIGILLIGAIPFLGNIFSVIGASGTTVTMAVEYSTILFGGAVILLFTNIANAILRGEGDTKRAMYAIILGSVLNIVLDPIFIYVLNMGIAGAAWATLISMLITSLLFVYWLFIKKDTFVNIHFKDFKMNLNIIKEIFSIGIPASVSQLTMATSMFLLTAIVAKAGGNNGIAVFSTGWRIVSMGIIPMVGFATGVTAVTGAAYGSANPEKLEISYKYAIKMGILIELVVAVLILLFENQIAYLFTYSESSVHILGDLLVFLKYMFVFYPTMPLAVLTSAMFQGVSRGKNSLFISFLRTIILQVPMAYLFGVTFNQGLTGVWFGMIVGHVIAVSIAYLLGLYTIKQLKTTLTPETVKFR; encoded by the coding sequence ATGAAAACCACCAAAGGTGTTCAAAATCTACTTGGAGACCCGAAAAAAGCCATTGTAAAAGTTTCAGTACCAATGATCATTGCAATGTCTTTTCAATCATTATACAACATAATCGATGCGATATGGGTTGCAGGACTTGGTTCAGATGCCCTTGCGGCAATTGGGTTATTCTTTCCATTCTCTTTCGCACTAATTGCTCTTTCGAATGGTGTAGGAATTGGGGGGAGTTCTGCAATTTCAAGACGAATTGGGCAGAAAAATAAAAGCGCAGCAGATAACATTGCAGTTCATTCTGTTGTACTTGGGATAATCATTGGAATTTTATTAATCGGAGCTATTCCATTTTTGGGGAACATTTTTTCAGTTATCGGAGCATCGGGAACCACTGTTACAATGGCAGTTGAATATTCTACAATTTTATTCGGAGGTGCTGTTATTCTCCTGTTTACAAATATTGCAAATGCAATTTTGAGAGGAGAGGGGGACACTAAAAGAGCGATGTATGCGATAATTCTTGGATCGGTTTTGAATATTGTGCTTGACCCGATTTTTATATATGTATTGAATATGGGCATAGCAGGTGCCGCATGGGCCACATTAATTTCTATGTTAATTACTAGCCTTTTATTCGTATACTGGCTTTTCATAAAAAAAGATACGTTTGTAAATATTCATTTTAAAGATTTTAAGATGAATTTGAACATAATAAAAGAAATATTCTCAATAGGAATTCCTGCTTCTGTTTCACAGCTTACAATGGCCACTTCAATGTTTTTATTGACTGCGATTGTGGCAAAGGCTGGCGGAAATAATGGAATTGCAGTTTTCTCAACAGGCTGGAGGATCGTGTCCATGGGAATCATTCCTATGGTGGGATTTGCAACAGGAGTTACTGCAGTAACTGGGGCGGCATACGGCTCTGCAAACCCTGAAAAATTGGAAATTTCTTATAAATACGCCATAAAAATGGGAATTCTCATTGAATTAGTAGTTGCAGTGTTGATTTTATTATTTGAAAATCAGATTGCGTATTTATTTACCTACTCAGAAAGTTCAGTGCATATTTTGGGCGATTTACTGGTATTTTTAAAATACATGTTTGTATTCTACCCAACAATGCCGCTTGCAGTGCTTACTTCTGCAATGTTTCAGGGCGTTTCGAGAGGGAAAAATTCATTGTTTATATCATTCCTAAGAACGATAATCCTGCAAGTTCCAATGGCATACCTCTTTGGGGTAACATTTAACCAGGGATTAACAGGAGTCTGGTTTGGAATGATTGTGGGACACGTTATTGCAGTATCTATTGCATATTTACTTGGATTATACACAATAAAACAGTTAAAAACAACATTAACACCAGAAACGGTAAAATTTAGGTAA
- a CDS encoding ABC transporter permease yields MDAFSAMLYRQLRRFTRARSRVIGSLLNPLVWLVFFGIGWSRAFDFPAAIEIFGGVDYLTYLIPGVVSMTVFSGSFISGVTVIWDKQFGFLKETLVAPTSRSEAILGRIMGDALTALVQGLLIMVLSLSLVSLNPYGMIPVVFTSFVLAIAFASVGMTLGLKINSQEGFHLIFGLLMQPLIFLSGAFYPIDAMPTWMKFLAHINPLTYAVDSARYFLAGFSRFPIMLDVSILVILSISLVILAMYTFERAVIE; encoded by the coding sequence ATGGACGCGTTTTCAGCTATGCTTTACAGACAACTTAGAAGATTTACCCGCGCAAGATCTAGAGTAATTGGCTCCTTACTAAACCCGTTAGTTTGGCTGGTTTTCTTTGGAATTGGATGGAGCAGGGCCTTTGATTTCCCTGCAGCAATAGAAATATTTGGTGGAGTTGACTACCTGACCTATTTAATTCCCGGAGTCGTTTCAATGACAGTATTTAGCGGAAGTTTCATCAGCGGTGTTACGGTTATATGGGATAAACAGTTTGGATTTTTAAAAGAAACCCTTGTTGCTCCAACTTCGAGAAGCGAAGCAATTTTGGGTAGAATTATGGGGGACGCCCTTACAGCACTCGTTCAAGGTCTTTTGATAATGGTATTGAGCCTTTCTTTGGTATCATTAAATCCATATGGAATGATTCCAGTAGTTTTTACGAGTTTTGTTCTGGCCATAGCGTTTGCGAGTGTCGGAATGACGTTAGGATTAAAAATAAACAGTCAGGAAGGTTTTCATTTGATATTTGGACTTTTGATGCAGCCATTAATATTTTTGAGCGGTGCATTTTATCCAATAGATGCAATGCCGACTTGGATGAAATTTTTAGCACATATAAATCCATTAACCTATGCTGTTGATTCTGCAAGATATTTCTTGGCAGGGTTTTCGAGATTTCCAATTATGCTTGATGTTTCGATTTTAGTAATTCTCAGCATTTCTCTCGTAATTTTGGCCATGTATACGTTTGAAAGGGCAGTTATCGAATAA